The Streptomyces nitrosporeus genome includes a window with the following:
- a CDS encoding VanZ family protein encodes MRHCSDGRAVIHFRAAGVVLLLAHLLLVGWLTLRPLDVPWVTAANLRPFDGIRADLALGPGEAVRRIGEGLVLLAPLGVLLPMAGGRVLVSPWASLARTVAAGALLSSAIELGQTGVPGQVVDVDSILLNTAGVALAHLLVVPVSRARLRRANRAGAGDPARLTGESRAVRSEAPHEAPGEVSQGKTPTISRVGIAP; translated from the coding sequence GTGCGTCACTGTTCGGACGGCAGGGCCGTCATCCACTTCCGCGCGGCGGGGGTCGTCCTCCTTCTCGCGCATCTGCTGCTCGTCGGCTGGCTGACGCTGCGCCCGCTGGACGTGCCCTGGGTGACGGCCGCGAACCTGCGGCCCTTCGACGGCATCAGAGCGGACCTGGCACTCGGCCCGGGGGAGGCGGTGCGCCGGATCGGGGAGGGGCTCGTGCTGCTGGCGCCGCTGGGCGTACTGCTGCCGATGGCCGGCGGCCGGGTGCTGGTCTCGCCGTGGGCGTCGCTGGCGCGCACGGTCGCGGCCGGGGCACTGCTGTCGTCCGCCATCGAGCTGGGGCAGACCGGGGTGCCGGGGCAGGTCGTCGACGTCGACTCGATCCTGCTGAACACGGCGGGGGTGGCGCTCGCCCATCTGCTGGTCGTCCCGGTGTCACGGGCGCGGCTGCGCCGTGCGAACCGGGCGGGGGCCGGTGATCCGGCCCGGCTCACCGGCGAGTCGCGGGCGGTGCGGAGCGAAGCCCCCCATGAGGCGCCCGGTGAGGTCTCTCAGGGGAAGACCCCGACGATTTCCAGGGTCGGTATCGCCCCGTAG
- a CDS encoding adenosine deaminase: MTSQNRNVPGPDQIRRAPKVLLHDHLDGGLRPGTVVELAAAQGYEGLPETEADRLGRWFREAADSGSLERYLETFAHTCAVMQSRDALFRVAAECAEDLAEDGVVYAEVRYAPEQHLTAGLTLEEVVEAVNDGFREGERRAREAGHRIRVGALLTAMRHAARALEIAELANRYRDRGVVGFDIAGAEAGYPPTRHLDAFEYLKRENNHFTIHAGEAFGLPSIWQALQWCGADRLGHGVRIIDDITTTDDGGVTLGRLASYVRDKRVPLEMCPTSNLQTGAAASYAEHPIGLLRKLHFRVTVNTDNRLMSGTSMSREFERLVDTFGYTLDDMQWFTVNAMKSAFIPFDERLAMINDVVKPGYAELKSEWLFRQTAVTSGSSASSG, from the coding sequence ATGACGAGCCAGAACCGCAACGTTCCCGGTCCCGACCAGATCCGCCGCGCGCCCAAGGTGCTCCTCCACGACCACCTCGACGGGGGCCTGCGCCCCGGCACCGTGGTCGAACTCGCGGCGGCCCAGGGGTACGAGGGCCTGCCCGAGACGGAGGCCGACAGGCTCGGCCGGTGGTTCCGCGAGGCGGCCGACTCGGGTTCGCTGGAGCGCTATCTGGAGACGTTCGCCCACACCTGCGCCGTCATGCAGAGCCGTGACGCGCTGTTCCGGGTCGCCGCCGAGTGCGCCGAGGACCTGGCGGAGGACGGTGTCGTCTACGCCGAGGTGCGGTACGCCCCCGAGCAGCACCTCACCGCCGGACTGACCCTCGAAGAGGTGGTCGAGGCGGTCAACGACGGTTTCCGCGAGGGTGAGCGGCGCGCCCGCGAGGCGGGCCACCGGATCCGGGTCGGCGCCCTGCTCACCGCGATGCGCCACGCGGCCCGCGCCCTGGAGATCGCCGAACTCGCCAACCGCTACCGCGACCGGGGCGTCGTCGGCTTCGACATCGCGGGCGCCGAGGCGGGCTACCCTCCCACCCGCCACCTCGACGCCTTCGAGTACCTCAAGCGCGAGAACAACCACTTCACCATCCACGCGGGCGAGGCGTTCGGGCTGCCGTCCATCTGGCAGGCCCTCCAGTGGTGCGGCGCCGACCGGCTCGGCCACGGCGTCCGCATCATCGACGACATCACCACCACCGACGACGGCGGAGTGACGCTCGGCCGGCTCGCCTCCTACGTACGGGACAAGCGCGTCCCGCTGGAGATGTGCCCGACCTCCAACCTCCAGACCGGTGCCGCCGCCTCGTACGCCGAACACCCCATCGGACTGCTGCGCAAGCTGCATTTCCGCGTCACGGTCAACACCGACAACCGGCTGATGAGCGGTACGAGCATGAGCAGGGAATTCGAGCGACTGGTCGACACTTTCGGATACACGCTCGATGACATGCAGTGGTTCACCGTCAATGCGATGAAATCGGCGTTCATTCCTTTCGATGAACGTCTGGCGATGATCAACGACGTGGTGAAGCCCGGGTACGCGGAACTTAAGTCGGAGTGGCTCTTCCGGCAGACCGCTGTGACCAGTGGTTCTTCGGCGTCGTCCGGCTGA
- a CDS encoding PspC domain-containing protein: MAALARPRDGRMIGGVCAALAQRFGTSATTMRVIFLASCLLPGPQFLLYLALWLLLPSEKHSSATAW; this comes from the coding sequence ATGGCCGCACTTGCCCGCCCCCGCGACGGACGCATGATCGGTGGAGTGTGCGCGGCGCTGGCCCAGCGCTTCGGCACCTCCGCCACGACGATGCGCGTGATCTTCCTGGCCTCGTGCCTGCTGCCCGGTCCGCAGTTCCTGCTCTACCTGGCGCTGTGGCTGCTGCTGCCGTCCGAGAAGCACTCCTCCGCGACGGCCTGGTGA
- a CDS encoding alpha/beta hydrolase, with protein sequence MAQRALPQSVARLGRAVRTAGAPVEVSGVVLLLPDGETDSRRRPSPLSYAAQLPLARMLARAGCGEGLAVHVVRYRSRGWNPGADPVADARWAADEVQRRYGDIPVCLVGHGMGGRAALRAGGHAAVTSVLAMAPWLPEAAGPEPEPVKHLAGRRVLIVHGTNDARTNPELSYRLAERAKKNNRDTCRFEVHSDGQALRQHRAEVVALAADFVRGSLFAGSYARPVEDAFAAPPPLGLRMPLAAGFGRSLRY encoded by the coding sequence ATGGCACAGCGCGCACTTCCCCAGTCCGTCGCGAGGCTGGGACGGGCCGTCCGCACGGCCGGGGCACCTGTCGAGGTCAGCGGCGTCGTCCTGCTGCTCCCGGACGGCGAAACGGATTCACGGCGCCGTCCCTCCCCCCTGTCGTACGCCGCCCAGCTGCCGCTGGCCCGGATGCTGGCCCGGGCCGGCTGCGGGGAGGGGCTCGCGGTGCACGTGGTGCGCTACCGCAGCCGCGGCTGGAACCCCGGCGCGGATCCGGTGGCCGACGCCCGGTGGGCCGCCGACGAGGTCCAGCGGAGGTACGGCGACATCCCGGTCTGCCTGGTGGGGCACGGGATGGGGGGGCGGGCGGCCCTGCGGGCGGGCGGGCACGCGGCGGTCACCTCCGTGCTGGCGATGGCCCCCTGGCTGCCGGAGGCGGCCGGCCCGGAGCCCGAGCCGGTCAAGCACCTGGCGGGACGGCGGGTACTGATCGTGCACGGCACGAACGACGCCCGGACGAACCCGGAGCTGTCCTACCGGCTGGCCGAGCGGGCCAAGAAGAACAACCGCGACACCTGCCGCTTCGAGGTCCACTCGGACGGCCAGGCCCTGCGCCAGCACCGTGCCGAAGTCGTGGCGCTCGCGGCGGACTTCGTCCGCGGCTCGCTCTTCGCCGGGTCGTACGCACGGCCGGTCGAGGACGCCTTCGCGGCGCCGCCGCCGCTGGGGCTGCGGATGCCGCTGGCCGCGGGCTTCGGACGCTCGCTGCGGTACTGA